Proteins encoded by one window of Octopus bimaculoides isolate UCB-OBI-ISO-001 chromosome 4, ASM119413v2, whole genome shotgun sequence:
- the LOC106868131 gene encoding collagen alpha-4(VI) chain: protein MDVSEEPACSNKKVDILFLLDSSSSIRDVNLKKQVNVVRLMIRRFDVGPDKTRVGVSIYSHEYLPIFKIGELKTSAEVLYNMKNVIYIGGGTKTGKALEKVRTQSFNIDKKRPGVGKILVVFTDGQSSDYEKTREEAYLLKKSGVKIFVVSIGPNIDPVEIRDIASEPSKEFIHNAATFDAVMQSTEILTRKTCAAPMQSTPKDQTLCNATQPTDVIFMISRNRFGQWKTNKILQVASELIKRLGAGGPFQIGVTFDECPADQDISVGSIDDTNELIERMMSVKSRPLSSMFRRIHEDIFSSGGSYSSTGGDARKVAFVFIDSSVELDERDLSDEIKKVLLDGISIYAVAIGEDIHMPLLYRHVAKGENVITVNSYDTLKDSLPSRFISRICTRAASSGFFSL from the exons ATGGACGTCAGTGAAGAACCGG cttgcTCGAACAAGAAAGTAGACATTCTATTTCTGTTGGACAGCTCTTCCAGTATTCGTGACGTGAACTTGAAGAAGCAAGTAAATGTTGTGAGATTAATGATACGAAGATTTGACGTGGGTCCCGACAAGACTCGAGTCGGAGTATCTATTTACAGTCACGAATATCTCCCTATATTTAAGATAGGGGAATTGAAAACAAGTGCGGAAGTCCTTTATAACATGAAAAATGTCATTTATATCGGCGGAGGGACAAAGACTGGAAAGGCTCTCGAAAAAGTAAGGACACAATCATTTAATATCGATAAAAAACGTCCTGGGGTAGGCAAAATCCTTGTTGTATTTACCGATGGACAATCAAGCGATTATGAAAAAACTAGAGAAGAAGCTTACCTATTGAAAAAGTCCGGAGTCAAAATATTCGTAGTCAGCATTGGTCCGAATATTGATCCGGTTGAAATCAGAGACATTGCTAGTGAACCTTCCAAGGAGTTCATCCACAATGCAGCAACATTTGATGCAGTGATGCAAAGTACTGAAATTCTAACCCGTAAAACATGCGCAGCTCCGATGCAGAGCACTCCAAAAGACCAGACTT tgtgcAATGCCACGCAACCAACAGATGTAATATTTATGATCAGCAGAAATCGATTTGGCCAATGGAAAACTAATAAGATTCTCCAAGTAGCTTCTGAGCTTATTAAAAGACTTGGTGCCGGAGGCCCTTTCCAAATTGGTGTTACTTTTGACGAATGTCCTGCAGACCAAGATATATCAGTCGGTTCAATTGATGACACAAATGAACTTATCGAGCGAATGATGAGCGTTAAGTCCAGACCATTAAGTAGTATGTTCCGACGAATTCATGAAGATATATTTTCCAGCGGTGGATCATATTCATCAACAGGTGGGGATGCTCGTAAGGTCGCCTTCGTTTTTATCGACAGTAGTGTAGAATTGGACGAACGTGACCTTTCAGATGAGATAAAAAAAGTTTTATTGGATGGAATCAGTATCTACGCAGTTGCAATAGGCGAGGATATACATATGCCACTTTTATACAGACATGTTGCCAAAGGGGAAAACGTTATTACAGTAAACTCCTACGACACCCTGAAAGATTCTTTGCCATCGCGTTTTATAAGTAGAATCTGTACACGTGCCGCCTCTTCAGGTTTCTTTtcattgtag